One Dysosmobacter welbionis DNA segment encodes these proteins:
- a CDS encoding HpcH/HpaI aldolase family protein, whose translation MENTVLEKFHQGRQSLGTFSAIGSPLAVESLRYTGLDYVIVDTEHSPAGIESAAAQIAAAQGAGLTALARANEISRTAVLRLLDVGAQGVVVPCVETVEEVRELVRYAKFAPLGNRGFCPTRDGGWGHAAHAVSISGYMETSNRETLLLPQCETVGCLEHIEEITAMDGVDGIFVGPFDLSIALGHPGEFNAPVVHDAILRVQAACKRSGKLSIIFTGSAAASRQRFAEGFDSVTLGMDSLFYVEMYKNLVADVWGK comes from the coding sequence ATGGAAAATACTGTTTTAGAAAAATTTCACCAGGGCCGCCAGAGCCTGGGAACCTTCTCCGCCATCGGCAGCCCCCTGGCGGTGGAGAGCCTGCGTTATACCGGACTGGACTATGTGATCGTGGACACGGAGCACTCCCCCGCCGGGATCGAATCCGCTGCGGCCCAGATCGCCGCCGCCCAGGGCGCAGGCCTGACGGCCCTGGCCCGGGCCAATGAGATCTCCCGCACGGCAGTGCTGCGGCTGCTGGACGTGGGTGCCCAGGGTGTGGTGGTCCCCTGCGTGGAGACCGTGGAGGAAGTCCGGGAGCTGGTCCGGTATGCCAAGTTCGCGCCTCTGGGGAACCGGGGCTTCTGCCCCACCCGGGACGGCGGCTGGGGCCACGCCGCCCATGCGGTCTCCATTTCCGGCTATATGGAGACCAGCAACCGGGAGACGCTGCTGCTGCCCCAGTGCGAAACTGTGGGCTGCCTGGAGCACATTGAGGAGATCACCGCTATGGACGGTGTAGACGGCATCTTTGTGGGGCCCTTTGACCTGTCCATTGCCCTGGGCCACCCCGGCGAGTTCAACGCACCGGTGGTCCATGACGCCATCCTGCGGGTCCAGGCGGCCTGCAAGCGCAGCGGCAAGCTCTCCATCATCTTTACCGGCAGTGCGGCAGCCAGCCGCCAGCGGTTTGCCGAGGGCTTTGACAGCGTTACCTTGGGCATGGACTCCCTGTTCTATGTAGAGATGTACAAAAATCTGGTAGCGGACGTTTGGGGCAAGTAA
- a CDS encoding DUF896 domain-containing protein has translation MEQKQIDRINELARKAKTPEGLTEWERMEQAALRREYIDSVLGNLKSQLDHTYVVDDQGNKRKLKQKED, from the coding sequence ATGGAGCAAAAGCAGATCGACCGCATCAACGAGCTGGCCCGGAAGGCCAAGACACCGGAGGGCCTGACGGAGTGGGAGCGGATGGAGCAGGCGGCATTGCGGCGGGAGTACATCGACTCCGTGCTGGGGAACCTGAAGAGCCAGCTGGACCACACCTATGTGGTGGATGACCAGGGCAACAAGCGGAAACTGAAGCAGAAGGAGGACTGA
- a CDS encoding 5-bromo-4-chloroindolyl phosphate hydrolysis family protein: protein MAGKKQKQEGVGAWIAIVILFAVGLWPIALVMLLVKLFGNDGQKRRQAPPPLQTAAPEPAAAASAGTAGRTKKAVRSAMKSPAVKKSNAKWLKIIGAVLAVCGLAACWSTIEMMIWLGGVEPWYIEELLWALAIAAAGGAMFCSGVSIGRSLKRYNKYLAVVGNYEAMAVEQLCRTLGYSRDRVEKDLQKMIDKGYFGDEAYLNMELGYLFRSGQADADLKQKRRQEEAAAAPPPKETEEGCSGILRRIRRANDAIADPGLSAKIDRLETITAKIFRAVEEDPKKRDRIDTFLNYYLPTTQKLLDSYAEFEAAGVEGENLRQAKARIESTMDLIIKGFEHQLDELYKADAMDVDSDIRVMETMLERDTASVEKDFGLGEFAAEQKPEETE from the coding sequence GTGGCCGGAAAGAAACAGAAGCAGGAAGGCGTTGGCGCTTGGATAGCCATCGTAATCCTCTTCGCCGTCGGCCTGTGGCCCATCGCCCTGGTGATGCTGCTGGTCAAACTCTTCGGAAACGACGGGCAGAAGCGGAGGCAGGCCCCGCCCCCGCTGCAGACGGCGGCGCCGGAGCCGGCGGCCGCCGCATCCGCCGGGACTGCCGGCAGGACCAAAAAGGCCGTGCGCAGCGCCATGAAGTCCCCGGCGGTGAAGAAGTCTAACGCCAAGTGGCTGAAGATCATTGGCGCGGTGCTGGCGGTCTGCGGCCTGGCGGCCTGCTGGTCCACCATCGAGATGATGATTTGGCTGGGCGGCGTGGAGCCTTGGTATATCGAAGAGCTGCTGTGGGCCTTAGCCATTGCTGCTGCCGGTGGGGCTATGTTCTGCAGCGGGGTCTCCATCGGCCGCAGTCTGAAGCGGTACAACAAGTATCTGGCCGTGGTTGGGAATTACGAGGCTATGGCAGTGGAACAGCTGTGCCGCACCCTGGGCTATTCCAGGGACCGGGTGGAGAAGGACCTGCAGAAGATGATCGATAAAGGCTACTTCGGGGATGAGGCGTATCTGAACATGGAGCTGGGGTATCTCTTCCGCAGCGGCCAGGCGGACGCGGACCTGAAACAGAAGCGCCGGCAGGAGGAGGCGGCCGCGGCGCCGCCCCCCAAGGAGACGGAGGAGGGCTGCTCCGGAATCCTGCGGAGGATCCGCCGGGCCAACGACGCCATCGCGGACCCGGGACTCTCTGCCAAGATCGACCGGCTGGAGACCATCACCGCCAAGATCTTCCGGGCGGTGGAGGAGGACCCGAAGAAGCGAGACCGGATCGATACCTTCCTGAACTACTACCTGCCTACTACCCAGAAGCTGTTGGACTCCTACGCGGAGTTTGAGGCTGCCGGGGTGGAGGGGGAGAACCTCCGCCAGGCCAAAGCCCGGATCGAGTCCACCATGGACCTGATTATCAAGGGCTTTGAGCACCAGCTGGACGAGCTGTACAAGGCCGACGCCATGGATGTGGACAGCGACATCCGGGTAATGGAGACCATGCTGGAGCGGGATACTGCCAGTGTGGAAAAGGACTTTGGCCTGGGAGAGTTCGCAGCGGAACAGAAGCCGGAAGAGACGGAATAA
- a CDS encoding RNA-binding protein, with product MEKSKLLDRCGAEGEDRLLLAKVLDRAAQAEERNIPACTDFLSPQQQMMAGDLLRLAGIPETAWLRQGGYQGAERNILLFLPDWMEPETAEPPLRCLRGAFRPDDRLNHRDILGSLMGMGIVREKVGDILVSPESADLIVLDTVADFLLSSWNSAGRAKLTVTEIPAAHLHIPEVRCEEVRDTVSSLRLDAVCSTGFRMARGKAVDMISSGHVQVNWRPCTKADKLLTEGDTVSARGFGKFQLAAVGGVTKKGRTAIVVKRYI from the coding sequence ATGGAAAAGAGTAAGTTGCTGGACCGCTGCGGGGCCGAGGGGGAGGACCGGCTGCTGCTGGCCAAGGTCCTGGACCGGGCTGCCCAGGCGGAGGAGCGCAATATTCCCGCCTGTACGGACTTTCTCTCCCCACAGCAGCAGATGATGGCCGGGGACCTGCTGCGTCTTGCGGGCATCCCGGAGACCGCTTGGCTCCGTCAGGGAGGCTACCAGGGAGCGGAGCGGAACATCCTGCTTTTCCTGCCGGACTGGATGGAGCCGGAGACGGCGGAGCCCCCGCTCCGATGTCTGCGGGGGGCCTTCCGGCCGGACGACCGGCTGAACCACCGGGACATCCTGGGCAGCCTCATGGGTATGGGCATCGTCCGGGAGAAGGTAGGGGACATTCTGGTGTCCCCGGAGAGTGCGGACCTGATCGTGCTGGACACGGTGGCGGATTTCCTGCTCTCCAGCTGGAACAGCGCCGGCCGGGCGAAGCTGACGGTGACGGAGATCCCCGCCGCCCACCTCCACATCCCGGAGGTGCGGTGCGAGGAGGTGCGGGACACGGTCAGTTCCCTGCGGCTGGATGCGGTGTGTTCCACCGGTTTTCGGATGGCGAGAGGGAAGGCGGTGGATATGATCTCTTCCGGCCACGTCCAGGTGAACTGGCGGCCCTGTACGAAGGCGGACAAGCTGCTTACAGAGGGGGACACGGTCTCCGCCCGGGGATTTGGAAAATTTCAGTTGGCGGCGGTGGGCGGCGTCACGAAAAAGGGCCGCACCGCCATTGTGGTGAAGCGATATATTTGA
- a CDS encoding DUF4177 domain-containing protein, translating to MLEYEFEEVSCGEVYGFYLRETAAHREVIVRRAADGWRYVGCIPKSQRRPYGFIESIDLVFERQRPET from the coding sequence GTGCTGGAATACGAGTTTGAAGAGGTATCCTGCGGCGAGGTCTACGGGTTTTACTTGCGGGAGACCGCTGCTCATCGGGAGGTCATCGTCCGCCGGGCGGCGGATGGCTGGCGATATGTGGGATGCATCCCCAAAAGCCAGCGCCGGCCTTACGGCTTTATCGAGAGCATCGACCTGGTATTCGAGCGCCAGCGGCCTGAGACCTGA